In the Desulfuromonas sp. DDH964 genome, CGCCAGGACCTGCTCTCATTTTTCCTTGACCGTGCCAAAAAAGGACAATATATCCAGCGTTACAAGGGACTGGGGGAGATGAATCCGGAACAGCTCTGGGAGACGACCATGGACCCGGAGAAGAGGGTCCTGCTCCAGGTCAAGATCGAAGACGCCGTGGAAGCCGATGAAATCTTTACCGTGCTGATGGGAGACCAGGTCGAGCCGCGCCGGGAGTTTATCGAAAACAACGCCCTGAACGTTTCCAACCTCGATATTTAACCTGACGGGACGTGCGGCACGGCGAATGGCTGATGGTGGCAGAATATTTTGTCGCTGTTCCTGATCCCTGCCCAGCGTTACTGATTTTCCGGAGGAAAATCAATGCTTTCTGAACAAAACAAGATCAGCGTCAATATTGAAGACGAGATGCGCAAGTCCTACATGGACTATGCCATGAGCGTTATCGTCGGCCGGGCCCTGCCCGACGTTCGCGACGGTCTCAAGCCGGTCCATCGCCGGGTTCTCTACGCCATGAGCGAACTGGGCAACGAATGGAACAAGCCCTACAAGAAGTCCGCCCGCGTCGTTGGTGATGTGATCGGTAAATTTCACCCCCATGGCGATTCGGCGGTCTACGATACCATCGTCCGCATGGCCCAGGACTTCTCGATGCGCTACCAGCTGGTCGACGGCCAGGGGAACTTCGGATCGATCGATGGCGATTCGGCAGCGGCAATGCGCTACACCGAGGTGCGCATGGCCAAGCTGGCGGCCGAACTGCTTGCCGACATCGACAAGGAGACGGTCGCCTTCGGCCCCAACTATGACGACTCCCTGCAGGAACCCCTGGTCCTCCCCTGCAAGTTTCCCAACCTGCTGGTCAATGGTTCGGAAGGTATCGCCGTCGGCATGGCCACCAAGATCCCGCCCCACAATCTGGGGGAAGTGATCGATGCCCTGGTCGCCATCATCGACAACCCGACCCTCGATTTCGATGACCTGTTGCGGCTGGTGCCGGGGCCCGACTTTCCCACCGGCGGCTTCATCCTCGGCCGCGAAGGGATCCGCGAGGCCTATTCCAGTGGGCGCGGCATCATCCAGATGCGGGCACGGGCGCTGGTCGAAACCCAGAAGAAGAGCGAGCGCCAGGCGATCGTCGTCACCGAAATCCCTTTCCAGGTCAACAAGGCGCGATTGATCGAGAAGATCGCCGACCTGGTCAAGGAGAAGAAGATCGAGGGAATTTCCGATCTGCGCGACGAATCGGACCGGGAGGGGATGCGCATCGTCATCGAGCTGAAGCGGGACTGTATCCCCCAGGTGATCCTCAACCAGCTTTACAAGATGACCCAGATGCAGGCCTCCTTCGGTATCATCATGCTTGCCATCGTCGGCGGGCAGCCGCGGGTGCTGACCTTGCGGGAAGTCCTCGACCGTTTCCTCGACCATCGCAAGGAGATCGTCACCCGGCGCTGCATTTTCGAACTGAAAAAGGCCGAGGCCCGGGCTCACATTCTCGAAGGGCTCAAGATTGCACTGGAGAACCTCGATGAAGTGATCCAGATCATCAAGACCAGCGCCAATTCGCCCGAGGCCAAAGAGAGGTTGATGCAGCGCTTCAGTTTTTCCGACCTGCAGGCCCAGGCGATCCTCGATATGCGCCTGCACCGCCTGACCGGGCTGGAACGTGACAAGATCATGGCCGAGTACAATGAAATTCTCGCCTTGATTGCCCGTCTCAAGGAAATCCTCGCCAGCGAGGTGGAAATTTTCCGGATCATCCGCGAGGAATTACAGGATATCCGGGAAAAATTCGGCGACGCCCGCCGTACCGAGATCGTTGCCAAGACCGGCGAACTCTCCCTGGAAGACCTGATCGTTGAAGAAGATATGGTGGTGACGGTCAGCCACAGCGGTTATATCAAGCGCAACGCCGTCTCCCTCTACCGGGCCCAACGGCGCGGCGGCAAGGGAAAGACCGGAATGCGCCCCAAGGAAGAGGATTTCGTCGAGCGCCTCTTCATCGCGTCGACCCACTCCTATATCCTGATCTTCACCGACATGGGCAAGGTGTACTGGCTCAAGGTCCACGAGATTCCCCAGGGGGGGCGCGCTTCCCGCGGCAAGGCGATCGTCAACCTGTTGCAGTTGGCGGCCGGTGAGCAGGTGATGACGATCCTTCCGGTCAAGGAGTTCGTCGACGGCAAATTCATCATTACCGCGACCCAGAACGGCACCATCAAGAAGACCGAGCTGATGGCCTATTCCAACCCCCGGGTCGGCGGCATTATCGCCCTGACCATCGACGAGGGGGACCGCCTGATCGCCGCCCGCCTCACCGACGGCAACATGGATATTCTCCTCGCCAGCCGCGGCGGGAAATCGATTCGCTTTCCCGAAACCGATGTCCGTCCCATGGGACGCACGGCGCGTGGGGTGCGCGGCATGATGTTGGAGGAGAACGAGCAGCTGATCGGGATGGAGACCGTAACCGACGCCACGGCCTCGACCCTGGTGACGGTGACGGAAAATGGTTATGGCAAGCGTACGGCGCTCGATGAATACCGGGTGCAAAGCCGTGGCGGCAAGGGGATCATCACCATCAAAACCTCCGAACGCAATGGCCAGGTCGTCGACATCAAACTGTGCGATGAAGATTCGGACCTGATGTTCATTACCGACCGGGGCAAGGTACTGCGCACTGCAGTGGGCGATCTTTCGATCATCGGCCGCAATACCCAGGGGGTACGGTTGATGGTTCTGGAATCGGGCGAGCGCATTGTCGCCGTCGCCAAGCTCGCCGAGAAGGATGAGGAAAATGGAGATCCGGAAGCTGCAGAAGAAGATTTTGCGGGAGGAGCTGAGGAGGCGGAGGAAGAACTCTAAGCGCCACCGGCTGCTGGTAACCGGAATCCTCGCCCTGCTGATCCTCCTGTTTGCGGGGGCAGCCTTTTACCTGTACAATCTCGACGGGATGCTGGAAAAGGATTTCCAGCAGGCGCAGGAACTGGTCGAGGAGGGAGACTACGCGACCGCGGTAGCGGCTTTTCAGCGTATCTACCAGCACCACCCGAGTTTTTATCTCGCCCCCCAGGCACTCTTCGAAGCCGGCGAGGTTCTCAACCTCTACCAGCAGCGTTATCCGGAAGCCCTCCTGACCTATTTGCTGGTCGAAAAGGATTTTCCCGACAGCGAGTCGGCATCGAGCGCCCGCAGGAAGATCGCCGAGATCTATAAATACCGCCTTCGGGACTATTCGCGGGCGGTCGTTGCCTACCAGAAGCTTCTCGATAGCGGCGTGGAAGATGGTGACCGGGTTCAGTACGAACTGGGGGACACCTATTTTCGGCTGAATAATTTCGAACAGGCGCGGATCGAATTTGAAAGCCTGTTCAAGACCTGGCCCCAGAGCCCCCTGCTTCCCCAGGTCCGGTTCCGGATCGCCACCACCTTTGCGCTGGAAGGGGAATTAAAGGAGGCCGAAGCGGATTATCGCGCGGTGATCCGGGAGTGGCCGGATGACCCTTTTGCCATCGAAGCCCGCTTTGGTCTGGCGGCCGTTCTCGAGGATGGTGAGCGGCTCCTCGATGCGTTGAAGGTCCTGGAGCAGCTGCGTGGAGTCTATCCGAATCCCGAAATTCTCCAGAAGCGGATCGAGCAGGTAAAGGAACGGATTC is a window encoding:
- the gyrA gene encoding DNA gyrase subunit A translates to MLSEQNKISVNIEDEMRKSYMDYAMSVIVGRALPDVRDGLKPVHRRVLYAMSELGNEWNKPYKKSARVVGDVIGKFHPHGDSAVYDTIVRMAQDFSMRYQLVDGQGNFGSIDGDSAAAMRYTEVRMAKLAAELLADIDKETVAFGPNYDDSLQEPLVLPCKFPNLLVNGSEGIAVGMATKIPPHNLGEVIDALVAIIDNPTLDFDDLLRLVPGPDFPTGGFILGREGIREAYSSGRGIIQMRARALVETQKKSERQAIVVTEIPFQVNKARLIEKIADLVKEKKIEGISDLRDESDREGMRIVIELKRDCIPQVILNQLYKMTQMQASFGIIMLAIVGGQPRVLTLREVLDRFLDHRKEIVTRRCIFELKKAEARAHILEGLKIALENLDEVIQIIKTSANSPEAKERLMQRFSFSDLQAQAILDMRLHRLTGLERDKIMAEYNEILALIARLKEILASEVEIFRIIREELQDIREKFGDARRTEIVAKTGELSLEDLIVEEDMVVTVSHSGYIKRNAVSLYRAQRRGGKGKTGMRPKEEDFVERLFIASTHSYILIFTDMGKVYWLKVHEIPQGGRASRGKAIVNLLQLAAGEQVMTILPVKEFVDGKFIITATQNGTIKKTELMAYSNPRVGGIIALTIDEGDRLIAARLTDGNMDILLASRGGKSIRFPETDVRPMGRTARGVRGMMLEENEQLIGMETVTDATASTLVTVTENGYGKRTALDEYRVQSRGGKGIITIKTSERNGQVVDIKLCDEDSDLMFITDRGKVLRTAVGDLSIIGRNTQGVRLMVLESGERIVAVAKLAEKDEENGDPEAAEEDFAGGAEEAEEEL
- a CDS encoding tol-pal system YbgF family protein gives rise to the protein MEIRKLQKKILREELRRRRKNSKRHRLLVTGILALLILLFAGAAFYLYNLDGMLEKDFQQAQELVEEGDYATAVAAFQRIYQHHPSFYLAPQALFEAGEVLNLYQQRYPEALLTYLLVEKDFPDSESASSARRKIAEIYKYRLRDYSRAVVAYQKLLDSGVEDGDRVQYELGDTYFRLNNFEQARIEFESLFKTWPQSPLLPQVRFRIATTFALEGELKEAEADYRAVIREWPDDPFAIEARFGLAAVLEDGERLLDALKVLEQLRGVYPNPEILQKRIEQVKERIRKKKKAI